In Longimicrobium sp., the following proteins share a genomic window:
- a CDS encoding GGDEF domain-containing protein, with the protein MLDALSVSDPLTGLKNLRYFHARLEEACAAAARDGTPLSLLVVGLDRFEAVADRHGRSAAEQVLAEAAHAVSRAVRGTDTAARLGGTAAHTGGEEFAVLLPGAGLVAAIGVGERILRAVREVRVELPEEEVRVTASAGVASTEEGCTAPGDLHARADAALESARRAGRDRLGVLDGQAAALSAARSGGGG; encoded by the coding sequence ATGCTCGACGCGCTCTCCGTCTCCGACCCGCTCACCGGGCTGAAGAACCTGCGCTACTTCCACGCGCGCCTGGAGGAGGCGTGCGCGGCGGCCGCGCGCGACGGCACCCCGCTGTCGCTGCTGGTGGTCGGCCTCGACCGCTTCGAGGCCGTCGCCGACCGCCACGGCCGCTCCGCCGCCGAGCAGGTCCTGGCCGAGGCGGCGCACGCGGTGTCGCGCGCCGTCCGCGGCACCGACACCGCCGCGCGCCTGGGCGGGACGGCCGCCCACACCGGCGGCGAGGAGTTCGCGGTGCTGCTCCCGGGCGCCGGGCTGGTGGCGGCCATCGGTGTGGGCGAGCGGATCCTGCGCGCCGTCCGCGAGGTGCGCGTCGAGCTCCCCGAGGAGGAGGTCCGCGTCACCGCCTCGGCGGGGGTCGCGTCCACCGAGGAGGGATGCACCGCGCCGGGAGACCTGCACGCGCGCGCCGACGCCGCCCTGGAGTCCGCCCGGCGCGCGGGCCGCGACCGGCTGGGGGTGCTGGACGGCCAGGCGGCCGCGCTGTCGGCGGCGCGGTCCGGGGGCGGCGGGTGA
- a CDS encoding YbhN family protein, which produces MTPHRNPFHRDPAADPPMEPLPPDEVEQLRAFWEETEEEAEEVEKGRSHWVRHLVLIVILGLGVYVLFPKLGNLRDSVRVLRSFRYGYVGLAVLAEVLSYVALGYMMRRIVLLTGQVLPLARAVVVTVAAGAVGLVAGGLVGMGGSSYRWLRDGGVRAEGAVLAGWLPALLNAGVVAAAAVLGMIQLMLLRRLTTALWGAFIFSMLVVVVAGSLAWWGSRHHAGAERLAVKIQARWARMRRKPARPEQLRTTLEGMFDAMGLLKRRGWKGPLLGSALGVALDATCLYLMFMAARTPVGFGVLLAGYGIPLLVGKVGVIPGGVGLVEVMMIGIFTGVGVPMATASPVVLGFRVLAFWFPNLAGFALMPALQATRRVRTPLPEQRSATRRAKGSPAG; this is translated from the coding sequence GTGACTCCGCACCGCAACCCCTTCCATCGCGACCCGGCGGCGGACCCGCCGATGGAGCCGCTCCCGCCGGACGAGGTGGAGCAGCTGCGCGCCTTCTGGGAGGAGACCGAGGAGGAGGCGGAGGAGGTCGAGAAGGGGCGCTCGCACTGGGTGCGCCACCTGGTGCTGATCGTCATCCTGGGGCTGGGCGTGTACGTGCTCTTCCCCAAGCTGGGTAACCTGCGCGACTCCGTGCGCGTGCTGCGTAGCTTCCGCTACGGGTACGTGGGGCTCGCCGTGCTGGCCGAGGTGCTCAGCTACGTGGCGCTCGGCTACATGATGCGGCGCATCGTGCTGCTCACCGGGCAGGTGCTGCCGCTCGCGCGGGCGGTGGTGGTGACGGTGGCCGCCGGGGCGGTGGGGCTGGTGGCCGGCGGGCTGGTGGGAATGGGCGGCTCCAGCTACCGGTGGCTGCGCGACGGCGGGGTGCGAGCCGAGGGCGCGGTGCTGGCCGGCTGGCTCCCCGCGCTGCTGAACGCGGGGGTGGTGGCGGCCGCGGCGGTGCTGGGAATGATCCAGCTCATGCTGCTGCGGCGCCTGACGACCGCGCTCTGGGGGGCGTTCATCTTCTCGATGCTGGTGGTGGTCGTGGCCGGAAGTCTCGCCTGGTGGGGATCGCGCCACCACGCGGGGGCCGAGCGGCTGGCGGTGAAGATCCAGGCCAGGTGGGCGCGCATGCGCCGCAAGCCGGCCCGCCCGGAGCAGCTGCGCACCACGCTGGAGGGGATGTTCGACGCCATGGGGCTGCTCAAGCGCCGCGGGTGGAAGGGCCCGCTGCTGGGTTCGGCGCTGGGCGTTGCGCTCGACGCCACCTGCCTGTACCTGATGTTCATGGCGGCGCGCACCCCGGTGGGGTTCGGGGTGCTGCTGGCGGGCTACGGGATCCCGCTCCTGGTGGGAAAGGTGGGGGTGATCCCCGGCGGGGTGGGGCTGGTGGAGGTGATGATGATCGGCATCTTCACGGGCGTGGGGGTGCCCATGGCCACGGCGTCGCCCGTGGTGCTGGGCTTCCGCGTGCTGGCGTTCTGGTTCCCCAACCTGGCCGGCTTCGCGCTGATGCCGGCGCTGCAGGCCACCCGCCGCGTGCGCACCCCGCTCCCCGAGCAACGCTCCGCCACGCGCCGGGCGAAAGGGTCTCCGGCGGGCTGA
- a CDS encoding amidohydrolase family protein, protein MLALLLTLAAASPAESTTVQADTQRYAVMMGSGTRAAGSGRAWRTADGELRYTYEFNDRGRGPKLETRVRLDADGRPVLIETSGVDYYKNAVTDRFTLENGRASWKNSTEEGQKAVSAPAAYLPIYSATPGDELVRALLAAGGALDLLPEGRATLERAGELEVSAGGRTQRVVQYLVSGLGFEPQPVWLTPEGEFFMSGGEWIATVREGWEAALPALFAAQRAAEEARAGELARRLARRPARPLVFRGVSLFDPESRQSRPGTTVVVRGGRIEAVGPDASTAVPADAEVVDGRGKTLLPGLWDMHAHVSPLDGPLNLAAGVTSVRDLANDTATVLGLRRRWDAGESLGPRLPVMAGFIDGPGPFTGPVGPKPTTPDEARAAVDEYARLGFQQIKVYSSLDTALLPVVIEHAHRRGLRVSGHIPWPMTAERAVRLGIDELQHANFLALNFLGDSLDTRTPARFTAVARGAAGLDLRGEAWRGFVRLLKERDVVVDPTLAVFEDMFTARLGEVSPSFASVVGRFPPNVRRGVRLGGLPVPDGMDARYRESHRRLMQMTADLHRAGVRLVAGTDGLAGFTLHRELELYAEAGIPPGDVLYIATLGAARVAKQDDRLGTIAPGKLADLVLVDGDPLTRISDIRRTRLVVKDGVVYEPDALYSAIGVGPVGR, encoded by the coding sequence ATGCTCGCGCTCCTGCTCACGCTCGCGGCGGCCTCGCCCGCGGAGTCGACGACGGTCCAGGCGGACACCCAGCGCTACGCGGTGATGATGGGCAGCGGGACCCGCGCGGCGGGGAGCGGGCGGGCGTGGAGGACGGCGGACGGGGAGCTGCGCTACACCTACGAGTTCAACGACCGCGGGCGCGGGCCGAAGCTGGAGACGCGCGTGCGGCTGGACGCGGACGGCCGCCCGGTGCTGATCGAGACGTCGGGGGTGGACTACTACAAGAACGCGGTGACGGACCGCTTCACGCTGGAGAACGGCCGCGCGAGCTGGAAGAACAGCACCGAGGAGGGGCAGAAGGCGGTCTCCGCGCCGGCGGCCTACCTGCCGATCTACTCCGCCACGCCCGGAGACGAGCTGGTGCGGGCGCTGCTGGCGGCCGGCGGCGCGCTGGACCTGCTCCCGGAGGGGCGCGCCACGCTGGAGCGCGCGGGCGAGCTGGAGGTGAGCGCGGGCGGGCGCACGCAGCGGGTGGTGCAGTACCTGGTCTCGGGGCTGGGCTTCGAGCCGCAGCCCGTGTGGCTCACCCCCGAGGGCGAGTTCTTCATGTCCGGCGGCGAGTGGATCGCCACCGTGCGCGAGGGGTGGGAGGCGGCGCTCCCGGCGCTCTTCGCGGCGCAGCGCGCGGCCGAGGAGGCGCGCGCGGGCGAGCTGGCCCGCCGCCTGGCGCGGCGGCCCGCGCGGCCGCTGGTGTTCCGCGGCGTCTCGCTCTTCGACCCCGAGTCGCGCCAGAGCCGGCCCGGGACGACGGTGGTGGTGCGCGGCGGCCGCATCGAGGCGGTGGGGCCCGACGCGTCGACCGCCGTCCCCGCGGACGCGGAGGTGGTGGACGGGCGGGGGAAGACGCTGCTGCCGGGGCTGTGGGACATGCACGCGCACGTGAGCCCGCTGGACGGGCCGCTGAACCTGGCGGCGGGGGTCACCTCGGTGCGCGACCTGGCCAACGACACGGCCACGGTGCTGGGGCTCAGGCGCCGCTGGGACGCGGGCGAGTCGCTCGGGCCGCGGCTGCCGGTGATGGCGGGGTTCATCGACGGCCCCGGCCCCTTCACCGGGCCGGTGGGACCGAAGCCGACGACGCCCGACGAGGCGCGCGCGGCGGTCGACGAGTACGCGCGGCTCGGCTTCCAGCAGATCAAGGTCTACAGCTCGCTGGACACGGCGCTCCTGCCGGTGGTGATCGAGCACGCGCACCGGCGGGGCCTGCGGGTGAGCGGGCACATCCCCTGGCCGATGACGGCGGAGCGGGCGGTGCGGCTGGGGATCGACGAGCTGCAGCACGCCAACTTCCTGGCGCTGAACTTCCTGGGCGACTCGCTCGACACGCGCACCCCGGCGCGCTTCACGGCGGTGGCGCGGGGCGCGGCGGGGCTGGACCTGCGGGGCGAGGCGTGGCGCGGCTTCGTGCGGCTGCTGAAGGAGCGCGACGTGGTGGTGGACCCCACGCTGGCGGTGTTCGAGGACATGTTCACGGCGCGGCTGGGGGAGGTGTCGCCGTCGTTCGCGTCGGTGGTCGGCCGCTTCCCGCCGAACGTGCGGCGCGGGGTGCGCCTGGGCGGTCTGCCGGTTCCCGACGGGATGGACGCGCGCTACCGCGAGAGCCACCGCCGGCTGATGCAGATGACGGCCGACCTGCACCGCGCGGGGGTGCGCCTGGTGGCGGGCACCGACGGGCTGGCGGGCTTCACCCTGCACCGCGAGCTGGAGCTGTACGCCGAGGCCGGCATCCCGCCCGGCGACGTGCTCTACATCGCCACGCTGGGCGCCGCGCGCGTGGCGAAGCAGGACGACCGGCTGGGAACGATCGCGCCGGGGAAGCTGGCGGACCTGGTGCTGGTGGACGGCGACCCGCTCACGCGCATCTCCGACATCCGCCGCACGCGGCTGGTGGTGAAGGACGGCGTGGTGTACGAGCCCGACGCGCTTTACTCCGCGATCGGGGTGGGGCCGGTGGGGAGGTAG
- a CDS encoding MBL fold metallo-hydrolase has protein sequence MDTPLDCHTGTTMLLKRFYDDKLAQASWMVGCDATGEALVVDPNRDVERYVAAAAKEGLRIAHVTETHIHADFVSGARELAARTQARLYLSDEGGDDWRYGYAKGDGAVLVRDGDRIDVGRVRVDVLHTPGHTPEHLAFVVTDTAAADRPMGVFTGDFVFVGDVGRPDLLERAARVEGTMEQGARTLFRSLRRFKGALPDWVQLWPAHGAGSACGKALGAVPSSTLGYEKLFNWGLAAEDEDEFVRAVLAGQPEPPMYFAQMKRINRDGPPPLGGFHVPPRLPEAELEAVLARGATVIDTRPGAEFARRHAAGTLSAPLVKSFPTYAGSVVAYDRPFYLVVDEEQPGAVQAAVRDLALIGLDHPVGWFGARAVDAWAEGHGRRAAIPDWSAEEMERRRVTGEVEVVDVRNSSEFEAGHLPGALNFPLGRLAERLGDLPRGKTLVVHCQGGGRAWVGAGLLQAHGFEVAHLAGDFAGWKAAGRPVETGAAVPA, from the coding sequence ATGGACACGCCTCTCGATTGTCACACGGGGACGACGATGCTCCTGAAGCGCTTCTACGACGACAAGCTGGCGCAGGCGAGCTGGATGGTGGGGTGCGACGCCACCGGCGAGGCGCTGGTGGTGGACCCCAACCGCGACGTGGAGCGGTACGTGGCCGCCGCGGCGAAGGAGGGACTGCGCATCGCGCACGTCACTGAGACGCACATCCACGCCGACTTCGTCTCCGGCGCGCGCGAGCTGGCCGCCCGCACGCAGGCGCGCCTCTACCTCTCCGACGAGGGCGGCGACGACTGGAGGTACGGCTACGCGAAGGGTGACGGCGCAGTGCTGGTCAGGGACGGCGACCGCATCGACGTGGGCCGGGTGCGCGTGGACGTGCTGCACACGCCGGGGCACACCCCCGAGCACCTGGCGTTCGTCGTCACCGACACCGCCGCCGCCGACCGGCCGATGGGCGTCTTCACCGGCGACTTCGTCTTCGTGGGCGACGTGGGGCGCCCCGACCTGCTGGAGCGCGCCGCCCGCGTCGAGGGCACGATGGAGCAGGGCGCCCGCACCCTCTTCCGCTCGCTGCGGCGCTTCAAGGGCGCGCTGCCGGACTGGGTGCAGCTCTGGCCCGCGCACGGCGCCGGCTCCGCGTGCGGCAAGGCGCTGGGCGCGGTCCCGTCCTCCACGCTCGGCTACGAGAAGCTCTTCAACTGGGGGCTGGCGGCGGAGGACGAAGACGAGTTCGTGCGCGCCGTGCTGGCCGGCCAGCCCGAGCCGCCGATGTACTTCGCCCAGATGAAGCGGATCAACCGCGACGGCCCGCCCCCGCTCGGCGGCTTCCATGTCCCGCCGCGCCTCCCCGAGGCGGAGCTGGAGGCGGTCCTGGCCCGCGGGGCCACGGTGATCGACACGCGCCCGGGAGCCGAGTTCGCGCGCCGCCACGCCGCGGGAACGCTGAGCGCGCCGCTGGTGAAGAGCTTCCCCACCTACGCCGGCTCGGTGGTCGCCTACGACCGCCCCTTCTACCTGGTCGTGGACGAAGAGCAGCCCGGCGCGGTACAGGCCGCCGTGCGCGACCTGGCGCTGATCGGGCTGGACCACCCCGTCGGCTGGTTCGGCGCCCGCGCGGTGGACGCCTGGGCGGAGGGGCACGGCCGCCGCGCCGCGATCCCCGACTGGAGCGCCGAAGAGATGGAGCGGCGGCGGGTGACGGGCGAGGTCGAGGTGGTGGACGTGCGCAACTCGTCGGAGTTCGAGGCGGGGCACCTCCCCGGCGCGCTGAACTTCCCGCTGGGGCGCCTGGCCGAGCGCCTGGGCGATCTGCCGCGCGGGAAGACGCTGGTGGTGCACTGCCAGGGCGGCGGCCGCGCCTGGGTGGGCGCCGGCCTCCTCCAGGCGCACGGCTTCGAGGTGGCGCACCTGGCGGGCGACTTCGCCGGCTGGAAGGCGGCCGGCCGTCCGGTCGAGACCGGAGCCGCCGTCCCCGCCTGA
- a CDS encoding 2,3-bisphosphoglycerate-independent phosphoglycerate mutase has product MSGERVPLTPAQALAAELHQPGGRIVLVVADGLGGLPVEPGGKTELETAATPNLDRLAAEGAVGLSVPVAPGITPGSGVGHLALFGYDPVATPVGRGVLEALGIGMEVGPGDVAVRGNFCTLAADGTVADRRAGRIPTEENRRLVEKLRPVLRAEGVEVTLEPVRDYRVALRLRGPGLGDRVEDTDPERTGVPPLEPRGEDGPSRRTAGVAAALLGQAREALEDEHPANFLLLRGFSRLPHFVPMDEAYGLKGAALALYPTYRGLARLVGMTVVEEVTTVEEQTAALRRLWGGYDFFFVHHKPTDSTGEDGAFQRKVQAIEALDAALPAILALEPDVLVVTGDHSTPSRMKSHSFHPVPLLLWAPATVLPDEVTAFGERACIRGGLGRLRAAEVMPLALAHAGRLKKYGA; this is encoded by the coding sequence GTGAGCGGGGAGCGCGTCCCCCTCACCCCCGCGCAGGCCCTGGCCGCCGAACTGCACCAGCCCGGCGGCCGCATCGTGCTGGTGGTGGCCGACGGGCTGGGCGGGCTCCCCGTGGAGCCCGGGGGGAAGACGGAGCTGGAGACGGCCGCCACGCCCAACCTGGACCGCCTGGCCGCCGAGGGCGCCGTGGGGCTCTCCGTCCCCGTGGCGCCCGGGATCACGCCCGGCTCCGGCGTGGGGCACCTGGCGCTCTTCGGCTACGACCCGGTGGCCACGCCGGTGGGGCGCGGCGTGCTGGAGGCGCTGGGGATCGGGATGGAGGTGGGACCCGGCGACGTGGCCGTCCGCGGCAACTTCTGCACGCTGGCCGCGGACGGCACCGTGGCCGACCGCCGCGCCGGCCGCATCCCCACCGAAGAGAACCGGCGCCTGGTCGAGAAGCTCCGCCCCGTGCTGCGCGCCGAGGGCGTCGAGGTCACCCTCGAGCCCGTGCGCGACTACCGCGTCGCCCTGCGCCTGCGCGGCCCCGGCCTGGGCGACCGCGTGGAGGACACCGACCCCGAGCGGACCGGCGTCCCCCCGCTGGAGCCGCGCGGCGAGGACGGGCCGTCGCGGCGCACCGCCGGGGTCGCGGCCGCGCTGCTGGGCCAGGCGCGCGAGGCGCTCGAGGACGAGCACCCCGCCAACTTCCTGCTGCTGCGCGGCTTCTCGCGCCTCCCCCACTTCGTGCCGATGGACGAGGCGTACGGGCTGAAGGGCGCGGCGCTCGCGCTCTACCCGACGTACCGCGGCCTGGCGCGGCTGGTGGGGATGACGGTGGTCGAGGAAGTGACGACCGTCGAGGAGCAGACGGCCGCGCTCCGGCGGCTGTGGGGCGGCTACGACTTCTTCTTCGTCCACCACAAGCCCACCGACAGCACGGGCGAGGACGGCGCCTTCCAGCGCAAGGTGCAGGCGATCGAGGCGCTGGACGCGGCGCTCCCGGCGATCCTGGCGCTGGAGCCCGACGTGCTGGTGGTCACCGGCGACCACTCGACGCCCAGCCGGATGAAGTCGCACAGCTTCCACCCCGTGCCGCTCCTCCTCTGGGCCCCCGCCACCGTCCTCCCCGACGAGGTGACGGCGTTCGGCGAGCGCGCCTGCATCCGCGGCGGGCTCGGCCGCCTGCGCGCCGCCGAGGTGATGCCCCTCGCCCTCGCCCACGCCGGCCGGCTGAAGAAGTATGGGGCGTGA
- a CDS encoding NAD-dependent epimerase/dehydratase family protein, with amino-acid sequence MARKVLVTGGAGFVGSHLVDALLARGDRVRILDNLDPQVHGPGRRLPEWVPADAETMVGDVRDPDAVRRSLYGVEVVYHLAAAVGVGQSMYQVADYTATNTLGTAHLLQALVDDRGSVERVVVASSMSIYGEGRYTRPDGKEPRVNSRSADQLRRHEWELVDPDGVVLSPAPTDEGKPLDPTSIYALTKADQERMVLQIGAAYGIPAVALRFFNIYGPRQALSNPYTGVAAIFSARLLNGEPPLIYEDGEQRRDFVSVHDVVQGLLLAADEEAAVGKALNLGSGRAVSVREVASTLARVLGSDLEPVVTGRCRVGDIRNCYADISLAREVLGYEPRVAFEEGMEELVAWLEGQEPPETHVEAHAAELAARGLTL; translated from the coding sequence GTGGCTCGCAAGGTCCTGGTGACGGGAGGGGCGGGGTTCGTGGGGAGCCACCTGGTGGACGCGCTCCTGGCACGCGGCGACCGCGTGCGCATCCTCGACAACCTCGACCCGCAGGTGCACGGCCCCGGGCGGCGGCTCCCCGAGTGGGTCCCCGCCGACGCCGAGACCATGGTGGGCGACGTGCGCGACCCCGACGCGGTGCGCCGCAGCCTCTACGGCGTCGAGGTGGTCTACCACCTGGCCGCCGCGGTGGGCGTGGGCCAGTCGATGTACCAGGTGGCCGACTACACCGCCACCAACACGCTGGGCACCGCGCACCTCCTGCAGGCGCTGGTGGACGACCGCGGTAGCGTGGAGCGCGTGGTGGTCGCCAGCTCCATGTCCATCTACGGCGAGGGGCGCTACACCCGCCCCGACGGGAAGGAGCCGCGCGTCAACAGCCGCTCCGCCGACCAGCTGCGCCGCCACGAGTGGGAGCTGGTGGACCCCGACGGCGTGGTGCTCTCGCCCGCGCCCACCGACGAGGGCAAGCCGCTCGACCCCACCTCCATCTACGCGCTCACCAAGGCCGACCAGGAGCGGATGGTGCTCCAGATCGGCGCCGCGTACGGCATCCCCGCGGTGGCGCTCAGGTTCTTCAACATCTACGGGCCGCGCCAGGCGCTCTCGAACCCGTACACGGGCGTGGCCGCCATCTTCAGCGCGCGGCTCCTGAACGGCGAGCCGCCGCTCATCTACGAAGACGGCGAGCAGCGGCGCGACTTCGTCTCGGTGCACGACGTGGTGCAGGGCCTCCTCCTGGCCGCCGACGAGGAGGCCGCGGTGGGGAAGGCGCTCAACCTGGGCTCGGGGCGCGCGGTGAGCGTGCGCGAGGTGGCCTCCACGCTGGCCCGCGTGCTGGGGAGCGACCTGGAGCCCGTGGTCACCGGGCGCTGCCGGGTGGGCGACATCCGGAACTGCTACGCCGACATCTCGCTGGCGCGCGAGGTCCTGGGCTACGAGCCGCGCGTCGCGTTCGAGGAGGGGATGGAGGAGCTGGTGGCCTGGCTCGAGGGGCAGGAGCCGCCCGAGACCCACGTGGAAGCGCACGCGGCCGAGCTCGCCGCCCGCGGACTCACGCTGTGA